GCGTTCCACCGCGTACACGGGGTCCCGTCCGGCGCCCTTGACCTGGGCGTCTGCTTCGGCGAGGGCCTGCACTGCTTCGATGAGGGACTCCGAGGAAAACCTCTGCGCATCCCGGCGTGCCTGGTCCACCTGCCACGGTGCCATGCCCAGTTCCTTGGCCATGGACGCGGAGGAACCGCGCAGGTTCACCACGCGGGCCACCGCGCGGACCTTCATGGCCAGGGCGCCGACCAGCGGCACCGGATCGACTCCTGTATCCAGTGCGTGACGCAGCATGGACAGCGCCTGGGCCGCCCGGCCGGCCAGGGCGGCGTCTGCCACCTTGAAGGCCGTGGCTTCGACCCTGCCTCCGTAGTAGCGTTCCACCAATTCTTCGGTGACCTCGCCGGTGGCGTCACTGATCAGCTGCTGGCAGGCCGCAGCCAACTCGGACAGACTGGAACCCACGGCGTTCACCAGTGCGCGGGCGGCAGCCGGATCTATGCGGCGGCGGGCGGACCGGAATTCGGAGGTGACGAACTCGAGCTTTTCTGCATCCTTCTTGAACGGCTGGCATTCCACCACCGGAGCACCGGCAGCCTTCACGGCGTCCAGCAGCTTTTTGCCGCGGTTGCCGCCGCTGTGGTGCAGCACCAGGACTGCGTCCGGGGACGGATCCTTCAAATAGGCAAGGGTTTCGGTGAGGAAGTCTTCGTTCATGGAGGCCAGGTTCACGGCTTCAATGAGTTTGGCTTCGCCGAAGAGTGAGGGGCTGGACTGCAGGGTGAGTTCCCCCGAGGCGTAGGAAGCGGCGTCGAACTGCACCAGCTCGGTGTCCGGCTGCTTCTCCCGCAGCGCCGCCCGTAGCCGGTCCCGGGCCCGGGACGCCAGGTAATCTTCGGGGCCGGCCAGCAGGATAACCGGGGCCGGTTCGACCTCCCGCCACGACACCGTGCGCGAGGAGGTTTTGCTGCCGGAGCTGCGTTTGGAAGGGACGGCCGGATTCACAGCAGGTGCTCCTGGGATTGTGCTGGCGGCGGGGTTGCGGAACCCGCCGGGATCAGTGGATCTGAGCATACCCGCACTGCGGATATCCTCCCTCCAAGATTCTCACGCCGGTCCGCGGGCACCAACTCAGGGCTCCGCGCCGGTTCCGGAGAGCCGGTGACCGTCCCGAGGCCATCAATCCACCGTCCGGTCACGGCGGCAGCCCGCTGACCTGGAGGGCGTCCTGGCGCCGTGCCACCAGGACGGTCCCCAGCTCATCCGTCCGTGCTACAGCTGCGCCGGCGCTTTCCAGTCCCTGGACAATCTGCGGGGCCGGATGTCCGTAGTCGTTGTCCGCTCCGACCGAAATCAGCGCCAGCGACGGATGGGCTGCACGCAGCCACCCGTCGCCGCCGTTGCGGGCACCGTGATGGGCCACCTTCAGCACATCCACTCCGGCATGCAGGACGGGGTGGGATGCCAGGACCGCAGCGGCGGCGTCCGTTTGGGCGTCTCCGGTCAAAAGCACCGTCAGGGGCGGCCGGCCCGGGTCCGCAGCGGCAATAGTAAGCAGCAGGACGGCGCTGGCATTGTTCTCATCGTCCTCCCCCGCACCCGGCGTTGCCCGTCCTGAGGCTGTTTCCGGCGGCCAGAGAACTTCCCAGCGCACCATGCCGGCGGTACCCGTCATGCCCTCACTCAACCGGGTTCGGGGCGCCGGTGAGCCGGACAGTGCCTCCTCCAGTTCCGGGGGCAGCGTGGACGACGCCGTGGAATAACCAATCTCCCGCACGCTGCGCCCGGACAGGACACCGGCGGTGCCGCCGTAGTGGTCCAGATGGGCATGCGTTATCACCAGCAGGTCAATGCTTTGCACGCCCAGCCGGTCCAGGCAGTTATCCATGTCCTCGGGCTCACCGCCCGCATCCACAACGACGGCGCTCCCCGGCCCGGTGCGGACCGCCAGTCCGTCGCCCTGCCCCACATCGCACGCAGCCAGCACCCACTCCTTCACCGGCACGGCCGGCCCCTCACCCGCACCCCGTAGGACCAGCACCGTCCCGGCCGGCAGGACCAGGACAATGACCGCACCGGCCACGGTCCAGCGGTTAACGTTCCAGCGGTTAACGTTCCAGCGGTTAACGTTCCGGTGCCGGAACCAGGGCAGTGAGGGCCCCTGCCGGCGCGGAAGGTCCCCGTGGTGCCGGTTCCTCCGGGACAAGTACAGGATCCCGCCTGCGGCGCCGGCTGCGGCCGTCCCCATCAGCACGGCTCCGGGTCCGCCTGCCGGCCACGGCGCCAGGGCGCCCGGCACGGATTCGAAGGCACGGGCGGTCCCGGCGACCCACCAGGCCCCTGCGGCCGCGACCGCTAAAGGGATTCCGGCAGCGGCCGGT
This Arthrobacter sp. zg-Y20 DNA region includes the following protein-coding sequences:
- the holA gene encoding DNA polymerase III subunit delta yields the protein MNPAVPSKRSSGSKTSSRTVSWREVEPAPVILLAGPEDYLASRARDRLRAALREKQPDTELVQFDAASYASGELTLQSSPSLFGEAKLIEAVNLASMNEDFLTETLAYLKDPSPDAVLVLHHSGGNRGKKLLDAVKAAGAPVVECQPFKKDAEKLEFVTSEFRSARRRIDPAAARALVNAVGSSLSELAAACQQLISDATGEVTEELVERYYGGRVEATAFKVADAALAGRAAQALSMLRHALDTGVDPVPLVGALAMKVRAVARVVNLRGSSASMAKELGMAPWQVDQARRDAQRFSSESLIEAVQALAEADAQVKGAGRDPVYAVERAVTVIALAASGR